In the genome of Endozoicomonas sp. NE40, the window ACACGACGGTCGTTGGCATCCTACCCAGAAGCCTGTCGCCCTGATGGAGTACCTGATTAAGACGTACACCAGTGAAGGAGAAACGGTGCTGGACTTCTGTATGGGCTCAGGCACGACTGGTGTCGCTGCTGTCCAGACTGGAAGGCACTTTATCGGCATTGAAAGGGATGGTGACTATTTTGGTATCGCCCGGGAGCGGATCAGCCAGGCGAGCGTAACAGCTGAGGCGGGTTGATGGATTCTTGTACGGCTCAGCTACCTGACACTAAATAATACCAGTAGTAAAATACTGGTATCAAATGATACTACTACCGGTAGTTTATCTTACCGGATGGAATGGTGCAACCGGTTTCAGATACCCAACCGATACCGGCTGCACCAAAACCGTCAGGCACTCGCCTGCAGTCCGGCCATCATTTCCCGGCACGCTATCGCCAGTGACAAAGCCCGGTTGCCATAAGTGACAAACGAATAATCCCGGGTGCGCTGGCGGCGACGACCATGGTGGTCTTCCATCCAGCTGGCCCGCCAGCCCGCTGCCTCACCCTTGCGGTTCTTGAACGGGCAGACCCCGACAATGCCCGAGGCACTGCGCACCGTTGGGCGGGTGCGGGGCTTGAACCGCCCTAACCGCTGCAATTCAGGCAGTGACAGTTCATACTGTCGTGCGGCCAGATACGCCTTATACAGACTGCCATGCTCTCTGGCACTGAAATAGGTCTGCTTGCCGTGGCGGCCACCTTCCCAGACCCGGACACATTGGGCCTGGTGGTTAATGCTCAGACGGGGCTCTAACTCACTCATCAGCTCAACCTGATATTCAACGTCGGTTGCCAGCGTAGTGGCTGGGCGGCGTAGGGATTAAACGGGCGGCGGTTGTCGTTTTCTTCCTGGTCCGGTTCCGGTTCGGCCGGCGCAGTGACCTCGGCGCCCATGCCGTCTAATAAGTCGATCAGCTTCACCATGGCCTGATCACTCAGAAAAGCGGTGTTCTCCGGCATGTGCTTTTCAGCAATGATCTTGATCCCGGCAATTTCAATCCGGCGAAAACGGGGCTCCGGCTGCTCCGGCAAACCCTCACGCAGTTGCCGGACAAATTCCAGTGTGTCAGTCATCGGTATCCAGCTCCCGGGAACAACGGTCAAGGGCATCCAGGTAAGCGGCGGTGTCCTCGCCCTGAATCACCACCACGGCAGCAACGGGCTGCTTTTCACTGCCGTCCTGATCCTTGTAAGCGGCCACGGACAGCGTTCCCACGCCTTCATCCAGCATTGTTCCCACCACCTCACTGAGGGGCTGCGAACCCTTCAGGCTCAGCAAGCATTCAAGACTCATGCTCTGACTCCTTATGCTCTTCCGGCGCATACTCGTCCAGCAACGCATGAAAGCGGCTGTTAAATTCCGAATAACGCTCTTCGTCGGTACTGCGCAGGCGGCACATCGTCTTGATCAGCTCATTGACGTTGAGCATCAGCACGCATTCGGAGACTGTGCCTTTAAAGCCGTTCAGTTCTTGGTGGTTAATTAATGTGGGCATCATTAAGTCAGGATAAAGGGGAAAACAGGGGAAGCCGCCACCGGCTGAATGACGGTGACGGTATGAGCGGTTGGCAAACACTCATGGGGTTATTTTGGCAAAAAACCGACAGAGCGCAATGCGAGCAATAGCGTATTGCGGCAACGGCTTCTAGCAGAACACACAGAACTTGTCGGGCGGTATGTAAAGCGACACCTCGCCGGTTTCCGGGCAGATAATCTCCTGGGGCGTGCGGTCATACACACTGTTGTATTTTTTCAGCTTGCCCGGATCGCTGAATACCTGCTCATAGGTTCCCAGTACTTCCAGGTGTTCCAGACTGGCGAGCGTGTCACGGCACTGCTGACCCACCAGCCGTACCAGTGCCAGGGTTTTATCAGCGCCCTTGCCGAGTTTTTTCAGTACCGGGGTCTTGGTCAGGGACAGCTCCGGCTTGCCTTCTTCGTCAACGTGGTCATGAACGGTTAATTCGATGCGGAACGTGTCCAGATCGGGGCAGAAGGTTACAACGTCTTCGTACATTACAGAGTCCATGGTGAGGGTCAGGCGATGGATTTGATTTGTTTGGCGTTCAGGGCTTGATGCCAGATTTTGACACCCCTCACATGCCCAAACATTGATGAAACACCTCTGCCTATATCTAAGTAAGCAGGAGCGTAATTTCCTTCTGGCAGATATGACGACTCAACCTTTATATCGCCATCAAGAGCTAAACGTGCCTTTGACGATCCTACGGATAAGGTAAATCGGTGTTCTTGTGTATTGTCGAACGATATAGGTGTTCTATTATTTTGCCCCCAGATAAAGGATTTTGCGCCTGATGATGTATAGGTAAGCCCTGTTATTGGTGCTCTCCAGGACACAGGTCTACTAAATGAATTAGAGGTATAGCCAAGAAGAGAACTGCAATGGCTTATTGTGAAGTCACCAAGATAATTCGGGACATTGTTTGCATAGGTGACACTAAGTTGGTCAGTTACTCTGGTTGCTGGTTCGCCTTCGGTTGGTATATAACTAGAGGGAAATGGTAATTCTTCAAATTGGTAACAGAAAGCTGCTACATGATCTCCTATAGTTGCTGAAGTACCTCCACTAGGGTTATTCCTGTCAGTGGCATAAATGTCAATAGAGCCTCTATCTTCACTAGACTCTAGTGAAGTTTGAGTAGCTGTGATGCAGAGAATATTATTTTTAATTTTAACCACATCATAGGCTTCAACTGTGGCTAATAAAATCTCTTCTGTCTCTAAATCGTATACCACATATTTATTTAACCAGTTCCCTGAAAATCCAAATTGAAGCCTGATAGCTCCTAAATCTATTGATGTGTTATCTAAGTCTATAAATGCTGTAATAGAATACTTAGTGTTGCTTTTTATACCTCTGTAAATCACGCTCCCAGCGATGATATTAGACTGACTATTATCCCGCTTTTCCATGATAGGAGCAGGATTATTTAAAAGTAGTTTTTCAGTGTAAGCCACTAGCTCT includes:
- a CDS encoding phage head spike fiber domain-containing protein, producing the protein MQDQTPAGHSIPSGTVPALPDYMQDLVDATAALIARFNSEYDALATAVKDLNYHVDNHQEYAVPHPDVWLPLTSDIHLKEGFGFTEFTRASKATYINKSGVLTLAEEHEPRFEREGILIEGQSTNLLENSTEPRVHNGSELVAYTEKLLLNNPAPIMEKRDNSQSNIIAGSVIYRGIKSNTKYSITAFIDLDNTSIDLGAIRLQFGFSGNWLNKYVVYDLETEEILLATVEAYDVVKIKNNILCITATQTSLESSEDRGSIDIYATDRNNPSGGTSATIGDHVAAFCYQFEELPFPSSYIPTEGEPATRVTDQLSVTYANNVPNYLGDFTISHCSSLLGYTSNSFSRPVSWRAPITGLTYTSSGAKSFIWGQNNRTPISFDNTQEHRFTLSVGSSKARLALDGDIKVESSYLPEGNYAPAYLDIGRGVSSMFGHVRGVKIWHQALNAKQIKSIA